One genomic window of Solanum dulcamara chromosome 10, daSolDulc1.2, whole genome shotgun sequence includes the following:
- the LOC129870834 gene encoding transcription factor MYB101-like isoform X1, with product MAPSGGGVNKNNGISISRNHNGGGVGTRQVLKKGPWTTTEDAILMEYVKKHGEGNWNAVQRNSGLMRCGKSCRLRWANHLRPHLKKGAFSLEEERLIVELHAKLGNKWARMAAQVLPGRTDNEIKNYWNTRLKRRQRAGLPIYPQDIQPQNYQQDQNQQQHSTNIPSPFDNHQNSNYNNNSPLSLLDIFNPSTMKPSRNIIPHQYLFNNNNNNPSPLFLTNTNNINNQVKFFRDPRISLSLTLASSMKNPQLSSMVASVPNNFSQGYSSSMPVPPLQHTYPNFTTTTRPFSRISANPNGLILGIGTEHRSMPKTTTSSDHADNYAVNHGLSRGNSGLLEDLLEESHTLTRGEKIEENCQIENEDNKGKLVWEEYGLTEEAADAILTEESTYNFAHKHSEDSSSPNSSSGITTKETSLEMGNQVDDDIMRFLDNFPLGVPVPDWCDDQQNTSNGQSFECDQIQLSSKSSS from the exons ATGGCTCCAAGTGGAGGAGGAGTGAATAAGAACAATGGGATATCAATATCAAGAAATCATAATGGAGGAGGCGTAGGGACAAGGCAGGTATTAAAAAAAGGTCCATGGACAACAACGGAAGACGCGATTTTGATGGAGTATGTGAAGAAACACGGAGAAGGGAATTGGAACGCAGTCCAAAGGAATTCGGGTTTAATGAGATGTGGGAAGAGTTGTAGGTTAAGATGGGCGAATCATTTGAGGCCTCATCTCAAAAAAGGTGCATTTTCTTTAGAGGAAGAAAGGCTTATTGTGGAACTTCATGCTAaacttggaaacaaatgggcTCGTATGGCTGCTCAGGTT CTTCCCGGTAGAACAGACAATGAAATCAAGAATTACTGGAACACGAGGCTAAAGAGAAGACAAAGAGCTGGATTACCAATATACCCTCAAGACATACAACCACAAAATTACCAACaagaccaaaatcaacaacaacatagtaCAAATATCCCTTCACCATTTGATAATCACCAAAATTCCAATTACAACAATAATTCCCCTCTTTCACTTTTAGATATCTTCAATCCTTCAACAATGAAACCTAGTAGAAACATTATTCCACATCAATACCtcttcaataataataataataatcctaGTCCTCTATTTCTCACAAACACaaataatatcaacaaccaagtCAAGTTTTTCCGCGACCCTCGTATTAGCCTTTCTTTAACATTAGCCTCATCGATGAAAAATCCACAACTTTCTTCAATGGTAGCGTCCGTGCCTAATAATTTTAGTCAGGGTTATTCTAGTTCAATGCCAGTGCCACCACTTCAACATACCTATCCAAATTTTACAACCACTACAAGACCTTTTTCAAGGATTTCCGCGAACCCTAATGGTTTAATTTTAG GTATAGGCACAGAGCATCGTTCTATGCCTAAGACTACAACATCAAGTGATCATGCTGATAATTACGCGGTTAATCATGGATTATCGCGAGGTAATAGCGGATTATTAGAAGATTTATTGGAGGAATCTCATACTTTAACAAGAGGTGAAAAAATTGAGGAAAATTGTCAAATTGAAAATGAAGATAATAAAGGGAAATTAGTTTGGGAAGAATATGGATTAACAGAAGAAGCAGCAGATGCAATTTTAACTGAAGAATCAACATATAATTTTGCTCATAAACATTCTGAAGATTCAAGTTCTCCCAATTCATCCTCAG GGATAACAACAAAGGAAACTTCATTAGAGATGGGAAATCAAGTGGATGATGATATTATGAGATTTCTTGATAATTTTCCACTTGGTGTACCTGTTCCTGATTGGTGTGATGATCAacaaaatacatctaatggccAATCTTTTGAATGTGACCAAATTCAATTGTCTTCAAAATCAAGTTCATGA
- the LOC129870834 gene encoding transcription factor MYB101-like isoform X2 yields the protein MAPSGGGVNKNNGISISRNHNGGGVGTRQVLKKGPWTTTEDAILMEYVKKHGEGNWNAVQRNSGLMRCGKSCRLRWANHLRPHLKKGAFSLEEERLIVELHAKLGNKWARMAAQLPGRTDNEIKNYWNTRLKRRQRAGLPIYPQDIQPQNYQQDQNQQQHSTNIPSPFDNHQNSNYNNNSPLSLLDIFNPSTMKPSRNIIPHQYLFNNNNNNPSPLFLTNTNNINNQVKFFRDPRISLSLTLASSMKNPQLSSMVASVPNNFSQGYSSSMPVPPLQHTYPNFTTTTRPFSRISANPNGLILGIGTEHRSMPKTTTSSDHADNYAVNHGLSRGNSGLLEDLLEESHTLTRGEKIEENCQIENEDNKGKLVWEEYGLTEEAADAILTEESTYNFAHKHSEDSSSPNSSSGITTKETSLEMGNQVDDDIMRFLDNFPLGVPVPDWCDDQQNTSNGQSFECDQIQLSSKSSS from the exons ATGGCTCCAAGTGGAGGAGGAGTGAATAAGAACAATGGGATATCAATATCAAGAAATCATAATGGAGGAGGCGTAGGGACAAGGCAGGTATTAAAAAAAGGTCCATGGACAACAACGGAAGACGCGATTTTGATGGAGTATGTGAAGAAACACGGAGAAGGGAATTGGAACGCAGTCCAAAGGAATTCGGGTTTAATGAGATGTGGGAAGAGTTGTAGGTTAAGATGGGCGAATCATTTGAGGCCTCATCTCAAAAAAGGTGCATTTTCTTTAGAGGAAGAAAGGCTTATTGTGGAACTTCATGCTAaacttggaaacaaatgggcTCGTATGGCTGCTCAG CTTCCCGGTAGAACAGACAATGAAATCAAGAATTACTGGAACACGAGGCTAAAGAGAAGACAAAGAGCTGGATTACCAATATACCCTCAAGACATACAACCACAAAATTACCAACaagaccaaaatcaacaacaacatagtaCAAATATCCCTTCACCATTTGATAATCACCAAAATTCCAATTACAACAATAATTCCCCTCTTTCACTTTTAGATATCTTCAATCCTTCAACAATGAAACCTAGTAGAAACATTATTCCACATCAATACCtcttcaataataataataataatcctaGTCCTCTATTTCTCACAAACACaaataatatcaacaaccaagtCAAGTTTTTCCGCGACCCTCGTATTAGCCTTTCTTTAACATTAGCCTCATCGATGAAAAATCCACAACTTTCTTCAATGGTAGCGTCCGTGCCTAATAATTTTAGTCAGGGTTATTCTAGTTCAATGCCAGTGCCACCACTTCAACATACCTATCCAAATTTTACAACCACTACAAGACCTTTTTCAAGGATTTCCGCGAACCCTAATGGTTTAATTTTAG GTATAGGCACAGAGCATCGTTCTATGCCTAAGACTACAACATCAAGTGATCATGCTGATAATTACGCGGTTAATCATGGATTATCGCGAGGTAATAGCGGATTATTAGAAGATTTATTGGAGGAATCTCATACTTTAACAAGAGGTGAAAAAATTGAGGAAAATTGTCAAATTGAAAATGAAGATAATAAAGGGAAATTAGTTTGGGAAGAATATGGATTAACAGAAGAAGCAGCAGATGCAATTTTAACTGAAGAATCAACATATAATTTTGCTCATAAACATTCTGAAGATTCAAGTTCTCCCAATTCATCCTCAG GGATAACAACAAAGGAAACTTCATTAGAGATGGGAAATCAAGTGGATGATGATATTATGAGATTTCTTGATAATTTTCCACTTGGTGTACCTGTTCCTGATTGGTGTGATGATCAacaaaatacatctaatggccAATCTTTTGAATGTGACCAAATTCAATTGTCTTCAAAATCAAGTTCATGA